In Oligoflexia bacterium, the following are encoded in one genomic region:
- a CDS encoding cytochrome c, whose amino-acid sequence MRQHLLVFTLTLGIFVPTSSLAQDFKKATPQLLEKGKASYMINCLTCHGEKGDGNGVAGQYMNPKPRDFAKAKFKKGKKPEQIFNTLTKGMDGTSMASFASLSEEERWAVAHYVLSFTKRK is encoded by the coding sequence ATGAGGCAGCATTTATTAGTGTTCACTTTGACGTTGGGAATATTTGTTCCCACGTCAAGTTTGGCTCAAGATTTTAAAAAAGCGACGCCTCAGCTTCTTGAAAAAGGCAAGGCCTCATACATGATAAACTGTCTCACTTGTCACGGCGAAAAAGGTGATGGCAACGGGGTGGCAGGTCAATATATGAATCCAAAGCCTCGCGATTTCGCAAAAGCTAAATTCAAGAAAGGCAAAAAGCCTGAGCAAATATTTAACACCTTAACGAAAGGCATGGACGGCACATCTATGGCGAGCTTTGCTAGTCTTTCAGAGGAAGAGCGTTGGGCTGTCGCCCACTATGTTCTTTCATTCACTAAAAGAAAATAG
- a CDS encoding ATP-binding protein, producing MIQNSNVQQRDFFNQPRKVSFQKSEVEKQMQLFSSVVEQTADMVLVTDQDGVIEYVNPSFEKMTGYSKKEVIGLTPKILKSGQNNPQIYKILWNTILSGQTFNAVLINKKKNGELFYTEKTISPLFDDSNQVQHFVSTDRDVTEQKKAEESLEKKAIALERANAELEQFTNIASHDLREPLRTITTYLQLIERKNAKTLDQESLGYMNFTIDAAKRMRDLIDDLLSYSKIGREKLVLQKTNCNDILNNIKANLQTTITEKGAEITSEELPVINADPSFLSQLLQNLIANALKYSNGRKPNIQIKAEPSDGNWLFSVKDNGIGITRESYERIFKMFKRLHSTSEYTGTGIGLAICKKIVEEHGGRIWLESTVGEGSTFYFTMPS from the coding sequence ATGATACAAAATAGCAATGTTCAACAGCGAGATTTCTTCAATCAACCACGCAAGGTAAGTTTTCAAAAATCAGAAGTAGAAAAACAGATGCAGTTATTCTCAAGTGTTGTGGAGCAAACCGCAGATATGGTGCTTGTGACAGATCAAGATGGCGTCATTGAGTATGTGAATCCTTCCTTTGAGAAAATGACCGGTTATTCGAAGAAAGAAGTCATTGGATTAACACCCAAAATTTTGAAATCAGGGCAGAATAATCCTCAAATTTATAAAATTCTTTGGAACACGATTCTATCGGGCCAGACTTTCAATGCTGTTCTCATTAATAAAAAGAAAAATGGAGAGCTCTTTTATACCGAAAAAACCATCAGCCCACTGTTTGATGACAGTAATCAAGTTCAACACTTTGTCTCTACAGATCGTGATGTCACTGAACAGAAAAAAGCGGAAGAATCATTGGAGAAAAAAGCAATAGCTTTAGAGAGGGCTAATGCTGAATTGGAGCAGTTTACAAACATTGCGTCTCATGATCTTCGAGAGCCCCTGAGAACCATCACCACCTATCTTCAGCTTATTGAGAGGAAAAACGCGAAAACTCTAGATCAAGAATCGCTCGGATATATGAATTTCACGATTGATGCGGCAAAACGCATGCGTGATCTCATTGATGACTTGTTGTCTTATTCAAAGATCGGAAGAGAAAAGCTTGTTCTCCAAAAAACCAATTGTAATGACATTTTAAATAATATTAAGGCTAATCTACAGACTACTATTACGGAAAAAGGTGCGGAAATAACCAGTGAAGAGCTACCCGTCATCAATGCTGATCCTTCTTTCTTGTCACAGTTACTTCAAAATCTAATTGCCAATGCCCTCAAATATAGCAACGGTAGAAAACCTAATATTCAAATCAAAGCTGAGCCTTCAGATGGTAACTGGTTATTTTCAGTCAAGGATAATGGGATAGGCATTACGCGGGAGTCTTATGAGCGTATTTTTAAAATGTTCAAAAGGCTTCACTCAACCAGTGAATACACTGGAACGGGCATTGGTTTGGCCATTTGCAAAAAGATTGTCGAAGAGCACGGTGGCAGGATTTGGCTAGAATCAACTGTTGGTGAGGGTTCAACTTTTTATTTTACGATGCCTAGCTGA
- a CDS encoding multicopper oxidase domain-containing protein has protein sequence MSKYSVIFLALGAVVLLGAVGTNNGNKSFDTKDMTYGGPEAKITASILPGPIMEGATSLPNAPKLASTRELTVRLDVTHKIQEVADGVKMLMWTFGGEIPGPTVRVRQGDKIHFIMANRSTETAKIAPPMPHSMDFHASMVSPQDKFRALLPNQTLEFDFVANYPGVYMYHCGTPMILHHLAMGMYGVVIVEPREGYPTKVDREYVIVQSEFYPSDKTDKKTGLRELDMAAVKTKRASVVAFNGKAMRHVSEPLIAKVGERVRLFVLNAGPSGTSSFHVVGTIWDRVWFDGIPHNEFRGGQSVLLGASNSAIVEFVIPEKGKYVMVDHEFADANAGAIGLIDATDDKGAK, from the coding sequence ATGAGTAAGTATAGTGTAATATTTTTGGCGTTGGGTGCTGTTGTTCTACTAGGTGCTGTAGGGACTAATAACGGAAATAAATCTTTTGATACAAAAGATATGACCTATGGAGGTCCTGAGGCAAAGATCACTGCGTCCATTCTTCCTGGTCCAATTATGGAGGGAGCTACCTCATTACCAAATGCACCGAAGCTCGCAAGCACTCGAGAGCTCACAGTGCGACTCGATGTTACTCATAAAATTCAAGAAGTCGCTGATGGTGTGAAAATGCTCATGTGGACATTTGGTGGAGAAATCCCTGGTCCTACGGTTCGTGTGAGGCAAGGTGATAAAATCCATTTCATTATGGCCAACAGAAGTACTGAAACAGCAAAAATTGCCCCACCTATGCCTCACTCAATGGACTTTCATGCTTCGATGGTGAGTCCTCAAGACAAGTTCAGAGCACTTTTGCCTAATCAAACTTTAGAATTTGATTTTGTGGCAAATTATCCAGGTGTTTATATGTATCATTGCGGCACACCCATGATTCTGCATCATTTGGCAATGGGCATGTACGGGGTTGTCATCGTCGAACCTAGAGAGGGATATCCTACAAAAGTTGATCGTGAATACGTGATCGTTCAATCTGAGTTTTATCCGAGTGACAAAACTGATAAAAAAACTGGTTTAAGAGAATTAGATATGGCCGCTGTTAAAACAAAAAGAGCTTCAGTTGTCGCATTCAACGGCAAAGCCATGAGGCACGTGAGTGAACCTCTCATCGCAAAGGTCGGTGAAAGAGTGCGATTATTTGTCTTAAACGCTGGTCCAAGCGGTACGTCAAGCTTTCATGTCGTTGGAACAATTTGGGATCGCGTATGGTTTGATGGAATTCCTCACAATGAATTCAGAGGAGGGCAATCGGTCCTTTTGGGAGCCAGCAATTCGGCTATTGTAGAATTTGTGATTCCTGAAAAAGGAAAATACGTCATGGTCGATCATGAATTCGCTGATGCTAATGCAGGGGCCATAGGTTTGATCGATGCCACAGACGATAAAGGAGCAAAATGA